A genome region from Bacteroidota bacterium includes the following:
- a CDS encoding acetyl-CoA C-acyltransferase, translated as MNAYIVAGFRSAVGKATRGGFRFTRTDDLASEVIKHLMKSVPNVNKEQVDDLIVGNAMPEAEQGLNMSRFISLLAFDSDKIPGMIVNRYCASGLESIAIASAKINSGLAECVIAGGAESMSLIPMGGWRIVPNFEVAKVHPDYYWGMGLTAEAVAKEYKVSREEQDKFALASHQKAVKAIAEGKFKDEIVPIKVSENYLDENEKKKTREFVVDTDEGARADTNLEALAKLKPVFDAKGCVTAGNSSQTSDGSAFVMVVSEKFMKENNLKPIARLVSYAAAGVPPRVMGIGPVAAIPKALKLAGLKQEQIDLIELNEAFASQGLAVIKELKLNPEIINVNGGAIALGHPLGCTGAKLSVQLFNELRRRKKKYGMVTMCVGTGQGAAGIFELLN; from the coding sequence CGGCAGTGGGCAAAGCCACCCGCGGAGGTTTTCGTTTTACACGCACGGATGATCTGGCTTCGGAGGTCATCAAACACCTGATGAAATCGGTTCCGAATGTGAACAAAGAACAGGTGGACGATTTAATCGTGGGCAACGCGATGCCCGAAGCGGAACAGGGTTTGAATATGTCAAGATTTATTTCCCTTCTGGCATTCGATTCAGACAAAATTCCCGGAATGATTGTAAACCGTTATTGCGCGTCCGGCTTGGAATCCATCGCGATTGCGAGCGCGAAAATAAATTCTGGATTGGCGGAATGCGTTATTGCTGGCGGTGCTGAGAGCATGAGTTTGATTCCGATGGGCGGATGGCGCATTGTTCCGAATTTCGAGGTGGCGAAAGTTCATCCTGATTATTATTGGGGAATGGGTTTGACTGCGGAAGCGGTAGCGAAAGAATATAAAGTATCGCGCGAAGAGCAGGATAAATTTGCACTGGCTTCGCACCAGAAAGCGGTGAAAGCAATTGCAGAGGGAAAATTTAAAGATGAAATTGTTCCGATAAAAGTTTCTGAAAATTATTTAGACGAAAACGAGAAAAAGAAAACGCGCGAGTTCGTGGTTGACACGGACGAAGGCGCACGAGCAGATACAAACCTGGAAGCGCTTGCAAAACTGAAACCTGTATTTGACGCAAAGGGTTGTGTGACAGCCGGAAATTCTTCACAGACATCGGATGGTTCTGCGTTTGTGATGGTGGTTTCAGAAAAATTCATGAAAGAAAATAATCTAAAACCGATTGCTCGATTGGTAAGTTATGCTGCTGCGGGAGTTCCTCCAAGAGTTATGGGAATCGGTCCTGTGGCTGCAATTCCGAAGGCGCTGAAGCTTGCCGGTTTGAAACAAGAGCAAATTGATTTAATAGAACTGAACGAAGCGTTTGCTTCACAGGGTTTAGCGGTGATAAAAGAACTCAAACTGAATCCTGAAATCATAAATGTGAATGGAGGAGCGATTGCACTTGGACATCCGCTAGGTTGCACCGGAGCAAAACTTTCCGTTCAATTATTTAACGAACTTCGCAGGCGCAAAAAGAAATACGGAATGGTTACCATGTGCGTAGGTACCGGACAGGGCGCGGCAGGAATATTCGAATTACTCAATTAA